One region of Solanum pennellii chromosome 6, SPENNV200 genomic DNA includes:
- the LOC107021729 gene encoding zinc finger protein 10-like, translating to MWNPKDDDDSWEIRAFEEDTGNSMGATWPPRFYACTFCRREFRSAQALGGHMNVHRSDRVRLNQTPSHASNSSTINFPNANSTLLIQNQEFIQNGGLCFLYSMPNYYNNPNPTTINKSINVDPSNLLSNISPFLTNNLMSPCTIPSSNFQPHNISSSSFNTSEPSASNSTSNDNNRDKRVEDDIDLELRLGWRSATPR from the coding sequence ATGTGGAACCCTAAGGATGACGATGATTCGTGGGAAATTAGGGCTTTTGAGGAAGATACTGGGAATTCCATGGGTGCAACTTGGCCACCAAGGTTCTATGCTTGCACCTTTTGTCGGAGAGAGTTCCGGTCCGCCCAAGCCCTAGGCGGTCACATGAATGTGCACCGTAGTGACCGTGTCAGGCTCAATCAAACACCGTCACATGCTTCAAATAGCTCCACTATTAATTTCCCCAATGCCAATTCTACCCTTCTTATCCAAAATCAAGAATTCATCCAAAATGGTGGACTTTGCTTTCTTTACTCCATGcctaattattataataaccCTAATCCCACAACAATTAATAAATCTATTAATGTAGATCCCTCAAATCTTCTCTCCAATATCTCACCctttttgacaaataatttGATGTCTCCTTGCACTATTCCATCTTCAAATTTCCAGCCTCACAACATCAGTTCTTCATCATTTAACACAAGTGAACCTTCAGCATCTAATAGTACTAGTAACGACAATAATCGCGATAAGAGGGTTGAAGATGATATTGATCTTGAGCTCAGACTAGGATGGAGATCAGCAACACCAAGATGA